The nucleotide window AGCCTGGGTAATGTCATTGCGTTGTGCATATACCTCAAAAAGCACATCATCCGAAGTGTATTGGTAAGGATGTTTGGCCAACAGTTCGTATTGAAGCCGCGCAACTGTTTTCGTATCTCCTTTTGAAGCGGGTATCTCTGCTATCTCTACAGGAGAGTCTTCTGCTATTTCTATCAGTGTATTAGAGTAGTTGGTAGTATGTTGTTTCATGTAGAAGTATTAAAATAATGTGCTAAGTCAATCTCATTTCTGTTAAGATAGGTTTAAAGCCCACCTTTTCATAAGCGTTGATTGCGCTGCTGTTGTCACTATACACCTGTAAACGTATCTCTGATAAACCTTTGCTCTTCGTCCATTCTTTCAATGCATCAATGATCAGGCGGTTCACGCCTCTGCCTCTAAAAGAAGGATCTACATACATAAATCCTAAAAAGCTGTAAGAACCGTAATTGTTATACGGCTTTGCATCTAAAA belongs to Niabella yanshanensis and includes:
- a CDS encoding DUF6157 family protein encodes the protein MKQHTTNYSNTLIEIAEDSPVEIAEIPASKGDTKTVARLQYELLAKHPYQYTSDDVLFEVYAQRNDITQAEYKAARDVFFSKGQPCMRASPLTKRYGFGVHADQNGKIALFGAETGDYRRLLKDDNIKKVKAMRTSKK
- a CDS encoding GNAT family N-acetyltransferase, which codes for MQIRKAYSGDLDTLLEFEQGIIEAERPFDVTLKTGQFHYYNLKEMLNRDDCAIIVAEENGQLIGSGSARILDAKPYNNYGSYSFLGFMYVDPSFRGRGVNRLIIDALKEWTKSKGLSEIRLQVYSDNSSAINAYEKVGFKPILTEMRLT